The Deltaproteobacteria bacterium genome window below encodes:
- a CDS encoding enoyl-CoA hydratase/isomerase family protein, with amino-acid sequence MSTEAVKCIVDGAVARLVINRSEKRNAINVDVVLELGRHLDDLALRSDVRVITLAGEGACFSAGIDVTAVAGLGGVDETERGLHLRELARKIQHVVNRIETLEKPVIAVLHSHALGLAMEIVLACDFRIAADDLRFGLPEIYLGLIPDCGGTTRLTRMVGPAVAKEMILLGDAVDAQTALALRIVNEVCPREDLETRTAALVERLVTRPARALGLAKRMIDWSTSMERMTSFDTEVMAQTAAVSAPDFPQILANGVMTLRAKKH; translated from the coding sequence ATGAGCACCGAAGCGGTCAAATGCATCGTAGACGGCGCGGTCGCGCGTCTCGTCATCAATCGTTCCGAAAAGCGAAATGCGATCAATGTGGACGTGGTTCTGGAACTTGGCCGACATCTCGACGATCTCGCGCTGCGCTCCGACGTTCGCGTCATTACCCTGGCCGGCGAAGGTGCCTGTTTTTCGGCGGGAATCGACGTAACCGCCGTGGCGGGGCTCGGCGGCGTGGACGAGACGGAGCGCGGCCTGCACCTGCGCGAGCTCGCCCGAAAGATCCAACACGTCGTCAACCGGATTGAGACGCTCGAAAAACCCGTGATCGCCGTCCTTCACAGCCACGCGCTCGGTCTCGCGATGGAGATAGTCCTCGCCTGCGACTTTCGTATCGCCGCGGACGACCTGCGGTTCGGCCTTCCCGAAATCTACCTGGGCTTGATCCCGGACTGCGGCGGCACGACACGCCTCACGCGCATGGTCGGTCCGGCGGTGGCGAAAGAAATGATCCTGCTGGGCGACGCGGTGGACGCACAGACCGCGTTGGCGCTGCGCATCGTGAACGAAGTTTGCCCGCGGGAGGATCTCGAAACCCGCACCGCCGCGCTGGTCGAGCGCCTCGTGACGCGGCCCGCGCGGGCGCTGGGGCTCGCCAAGCGGATGATCGACTGGTCGACCTCGATGGAGCGCATGACGAGCTTCGACACCGAGGTCATGGCGCAGACGGCCGCGGTTTCCGCGCCGGACTTTCCGCAGATTCTCGCAAACGGTGTCATGACGCTGCGGGCCAAGAAACACTGA